From one Bacteroides fragilis NCTC 9343 genomic stretch:
- a CDS encoding SusC/RagA family TonB-linked outer membrane protein, giving the protein MLKITRQVTLLLLAGALSFPAYSYATQATEVLVPEVTQEKVTGTVEDALGPVIGASVMVKGTTNGVITDLEGKFSLNDVKKGDIIVISYIGYVTQEIPYTGKPIQVKLAEDSKALEEVVVVGYATVKKANLTGAVSAVDGKVLEDRPIVNLGQGLQGAIPNLNVTTSGRPGQGSSFNIRGTTAMSGSSPLVLVDGVEMDPNLINPQDVKSVSVLKDAASASIYGARAAYGVVLITTKGGRKDQPTQVSFDASVSFNGPTTRPTYMNSMQYATWMNTAQQNTVGRDYFDAEWMQHIEAYYKDPVNNSPVFIHSDPSISKNGTKYTYAGNTNWMKELYKKNYPVQKYNVNISGGGKKATYYTSLGYTDQGSLIRFGNEQYKKFNVMNNINYDVNDWLHLSMKTSFNRTKLRGLNQDNVHGDNFMGGDTRPIMPVKHPDGNWAGQGDFTNFPAILEDGGSRLTNKNDLWNTITMKLTPIKGMSINMDYTFNYYSENNKVHMKSFDEYGANGQFLQTFAWTNPNSVSQSQANDTYNAFNFFGDYEKTLGKHYLKGMIGYNQESKHTTGFNAGREQLISNDLGSLSYATGDRWVGSSDNSWATRSGFFRINYGYDERYLLEVNGRYDLSSKFPKHDRAVFNPSFSAAWRLSNESWFKSWTNSFFDELKIRGSYGSLGNQALNNGWYAYLSNYSTGQISWIMGSNQPQYVVPGGLVSSSITWETVTQWDLGLDFNFLNSRLKGAFDYYQRRTSDILAAGKILPGVLGANEPQENAAESLTKGWEFEISWNDQLANGFHYTVGFNLSDYQSEVTKFDNESKELGNWYVGQKQGEIWGYETYGLFQSEQEIAGAANQDKVSGGIKLMPGDIRFVDRNNDGVIDWGDNTVDNPGDKKIIGNSTPRYHYGINLGADWKGFDLGIFFQGVGKRDLYLPGTSFRSHYGSEWQVPSAYNNDYWTEENTGAYFPRARFNGGSAINQAQTRYMVDASYCRLKSLSIGYTLPKVLTQKASIEKIRIYFTGENLFTISDTPDGLDPELDNPYTYPMQRSLSVGLSLTF; this is encoded by the coding sequence ATGTTAAAAATCACTAGACAAGTTACTCTGCTCTTGCTCGCCGGTGCATTAAGCTTCCCAGCTTATTCGTATGCAACGCAAGCAACAGAAGTATTGGTTCCTGAAGTTACTCAAGAGAAAGTGACAGGAACAGTTGAAGATGCATTGGGTCCGGTTATTGGTGCCAGTGTCATGGTAAAAGGCACGACCAATGGTGTCATTACGGACTTAGAAGGTAAGTTCTCGCTGAATGATGTGAAAAAAGGAGATATTATTGTAATATCTTACATCGGATACGTTACACAAGAAATACCTTATACAGGAAAACCTATTCAAGTGAAACTTGCCGAAGACAGCAAGGCTTTGGAAGAAGTGGTGGTAGTCGGTTATGCCACCGTAAAAAAAGCCAACCTGACCGGAGCAGTGTCGGCCGTAGATGGTAAAGTATTGGAAGATCGCCCGATTGTCAACCTCGGACAAGGTTTGCAAGGTGCCATTCCTAACTTAAATGTAACCACCAGCGGACGGCCCGGGCAAGGTTCAAGTTTCAATATCCGTGGTACTACTGCCATGAGTGGAAGTTCACCATTGGTATTGGTTGACGGTGTGGAAATGGACCCGAACCTGATTAACCCGCAAGACGTGAAAAGTGTTTCCGTATTGAAAGATGCCGCGTCTGCTTCCATCTATGGTGCACGTGCAGCTTATGGTGTCGTATTGATTACCACCAAAGGAGGCCGTAAAGACCAGCCGACACAAGTATCGTTCGATGCATCGGTTTCATTCAACGGCCCTACTACCCGCCCCACATATATGAACTCCATGCAATATGCTACCTGGATGAACACTGCGCAACAGAACACCGTGGGACGCGACTATTTCGATGCTGAGTGGATGCAGCATATCGAAGCCTACTATAAAGATCCGGTGAACAATTCTCCGGTATTTATCCATTCGGACCCGAGTATCAGTAAAAACGGCACCAAATACACGTATGCCGGCAATACAAACTGGATGAAAGAATTGTATAAAAAGAACTATCCCGTCCAGAAGTATAATGTCAATATCAGCGGAGGTGGAAAGAAGGCAACTTACTACACATCCTTAGGATATACCGACCAGGGATCACTGATTCGTTTCGGTAACGAACAGTACAAGAAGTTCAATGTGATGAACAACATCAATTATGACGTGAACGACTGGTTACACCTCTCGATGAAGACAAGTTTTAACCGCACCAAACTGAGAGGACTGAATCAGGACAATGTACATGGTGATAACTTTATGGGAGGTGATACCCGTCCTATCATGCCGGTGAAACATCCGGACGGCAACTGGGCAGGACAAGGTGACTTTACCAATTTTCCTGCTATCCTTGAAGATGGCGGTAGCCGGCTCACCAACAAGAATGACCTTTGGAACACGATCACGATGAAACTGACCCCAATCAAAGGAATGAGCATCAACATGGACTACACGTTCAATTACTACAGTGAAAACAATAAGGTTCACATGAAGTCATTTGACGAATATGGAGCCAATGGACAATTCCTGCAAACTTTTGCATGGACGAATCCGAATTCTGTGTCACAATCACAAGCCAACGATACATACAATGCTTTCAACTTCTTCGGTGATTACGAAAAAACATTGGGTAAACATTACCTGAAAGGAATGATCGGTTATAATCAGGAAAGCAAACATACTACCGGATTCAATGCCGGACGCGAACAGCTGATCTCAAACGATCTGGGATCTTTAAGTTATGCTACAGGAGACCGCTGGGTAGGCAGCAGTGATAACTCCTGGGCTACACGAAGCGGTTTCTTCCGCATCAACTACGGATATGACGAGCGCTATTTACTGGAAGTAAACGGCCGTTACGACCTCTCTTCCAAATTTCCCAAGCACGACCGTGCCGTATTCAACCCTTCGTTCTCTGCAGCCTGGAGACTCTCTAACGAAAGCTGGTTCAAGAGCTGGACAAACAGTTTCTTCGACGAACTGAAAATCAGAGGATCTTATGGTAGCCTAGGCAACCAGGCACTCAACAATGGCTGGTATGCTTATCTTTCTAACTATAGTACGGGACAGATCAGCTGGATCATGGGCAGCAACCAACCGCAGTATGTGGTTCCCGGCGGCCTCGTCAGCTCGTCCATCACTTGGGAAACCGTTACACAGTGGGACCTGGGACTTGACTTCAACTTCCTGAACAGCCGATTGAAAGGTGCTTTCGATTACTATCAAAGACGTACGTCCGATATTCTTGCCGCAGGTAAAATTCTACCGGGCGTCCTGGGTGCGAACGAACCTCAGGAAAATGCAGCCGAGTCATTGACAAAGGGTTGGGAATTTGAGATCAGCTGGAATGATCAGCTGGCCAACGGATTCCACTATACAGTTGGGTTCAATCTGTCCGACTATCAATCGGAAGTTACCAAGTTCGATAACGAATCGAAAGAATTGGGCAACTGGTATGTAGGTCAGAAACAGGGTGAGATCTGGGGGTATGAAACCTATGGTTTATTCCAGTCCGAACAGGAAATAGCCGGAGCAGCCAATCAGGACAAAGTATCGGGAGGTATCAAACTGATGCCCGGTGACATCCGTTTTGTAGACCGTAACAACGACGGCGTTATCGACTGGGGTGACAACACCGTAGATAATCCGGGTGATAAGAAAATCATCGGCAACAGCACTCCGCGCTATCATTACGGCATCAACCTGGGAGCCGACTGGAAAGGTTTCGACCTGGGTATCTTCTTCCAGGGAGTGGGCAAACGTGACCTCTATCTACCGGGAACTTCATTCCGAAGCCACTACGGAAGCGAATGGCAAGTACCTTCAGCCTACAACAACGATTACTGGACAGAAGAAAATACGGGAGCATATTTCCCCCGTGCGCGTTTCAATGGTGGTTCTGCCATCAACCAAGCCCAGACACGCTATATGGTAGATGCATCTTACTGCCGACTGAAGTCACTCAGCATCGGTTATACATTGCCTAAAGTGCTGACTCAAAAGGCTTCTATCGAAAAGATACGTATCTATTTCACCGGTGAAAACCTTTTCACTATTTCGGATACCCCCGACGGACTCGATCCGGAATTGGATAACCCATACACATATCCGATGCAAAGATCATTATCTGTTGGTTTAAGTCTCACATTCTAA
- a CDS encoding RagB/SusD family nutrient uptake outer membrane protein gives MKIKYLFYIGVATLALSGCNDGFLERAPEAINDKTFWNTTGDLETYANQFYSYLPGGVTSIADGESDNQVPNSIPQFFWNQLSTPAEAASWCNWSKGGWQPIRLVNYFLTHYQTVSGKESEINQYVAEVRFFKAMQYAGLMRTFGDIPWLDKDLGTGDTDILYGPKLKRYEVMDKIIEEFDFAIQWLPEKPATGRIGKDVARQLKARTCLHEGTYYKYHTELGWTDKADRLLKMAADETDAIMATGKYEIYNTGHPEKDYYDVFVMEDKTNLKEAILPVTYLDGKRKHGMSRTLAEANTGFSKDFVESYLCLNGKPITGNDQYKGDTNMKDETTDRDPRLKQTILTWDFPTRVTVATNDSTYIEKEEDFISQYCLTGYKSIKYFIPTDKAFEANNNTYDGIAYRYAETLLINAEAKAELGTITQADLNKTINVLRDRAGMPHLTLEVGFTDPNWPAWGYSLTPLLQEIRRERRIELAGEGFRWDDLARWKAGAICNNVKTYIGKREPYKEGQYAIVYPAYTNDNYSYEAGKSRTWNDRLYLRPIPTGELQRNDNLLPQNPGWE, from the coding sequence ATGAAAATCAAATATCTATTCTACATCGGAGTGGCAACACTCGCCCTATCGGGTTGTAATGACGGTTTCCTGGAAAGAGCCCCGGAAGCGATCAATGACAAAACCTTCTGGAATACCACAGGAGACTTAGAAACGTATGCCAATCAATTCTACAGTTATCTGCCCGGAGGTGTAACCTCGATAGCAGATGGTGAAAGTGACAATCAGGTGCCCAACAGTATTCCTCAGTTCTTCTGGAATCAGTTGAGCACCCCTGCGGAAGCAGCTAGTTGGTGTAATTGGAGTAAAGGCGGATGGCAACCGATCCGGCTAGTCAACTATTTCCTGACTCACTATCAGACCGTAAGCGGTAAGGAGTCGGAAATCAACCAGTATGTAGCAGAAGTCCGCTTCTTTAAGGCAATGCAATATGCCGGACTGATGAGAACATTCGGTGATATCCCCTGGTTGGATAAAGATCTGGGTACAGGCGATACGGATATTCTTTACGGTCCGAAACTAAAACGTTATGAAGTGATGGATAAAATCATTGAAGAGTTTGATTTTGCCATCCAATGGTTGCCCGAAAAACCGGCTACCGGACGTATAGGGAAAGATGTAGCACGCCAACTGAAAGCCAGAACTTGCCTGCACGAAGGTACATACTATAAGTATCATACCGAATTGGGATGGACAGACAAAGCTGACCGCCTGCTGAAAATGGCTGCTGATGAAACAGATGCAATCATGGCAACCGGTAAATACGAAATCTATAACACCGGACATCCGGAAAAAGACTATTATGACGTATTTGTGATGGAAGACAAAACGAATCTGAAAGAGGCCATTCTCCCGGTCACCTATCTGGATGGTAAAAGAAAACATGGCATGAGCCGTACGCTGGCAGAAGCAAACACAGGTTTCTCAAAAGATTTTGTAGAAAGCTATCTGTGCCTAAATGGTAAACCCATTACAGGAAACGACCAGTATAAAGGGGATACCAATATGAAGGATGAAACGACCGACCGCGATCCGCGCCTGAAGCAAACCATTCTGACTTGGGACTTTCCGACACGAGTAACTGTAGCCACCAATGACAGTACATACATCGAGAAAGAAGAAGACTTCATTTCACAATACTGCCTGACCGGATATAAATCCATCAAATACTTCATACCGACAGACAAAGCTTTCGAAGCAAACAATAATACTTATGACGGCATTGCCTATCGCTATGCAGAAACCTTGCTGATAAACGCAGAGGCTAAAGCCGAGCTGGGAACGATTACGCAAGCGGATCTGAACAAAACCATCAACGTATTGCGTGACCGGGCGGGCATGCCGCACCTGACACTGGAAGTTGGTTTCACCGATCCCAACTGGCCGGCATGGGGATACAGCCTGACTCCGCTGTTACAAGAGATTCGCCGCGAACGCCGTATCGAGCTGGCCGGAGAGGGATTCCGTTGGGACGACCTGGCCCGTTGGAAAGCCGGTGCAATCTGTAACAACGTGAAGACATACATCGGAAAACGTGAGCCTTATAAAGAAGGCCAATACGCGATTGTATATCCTGCTTATACCAATGATAACTACTCTTATGAAGCCGGCAAGAGCCGCACCTGGAATGACAGACTCTACTTGCGTCCGATACCGACCGGGGAACTTCAGAGAAATGATAACCTTCTCCCGCAAAATCCGGGATGGGAATAA
- a CDS encoding alpha-L-fucosidase, protein MKINKLLYAGAALTLLGACAPTVKAPEAILPVPEEKQVDWQKMETYAFVHFGLNTFNDREWGYGDSEPKTFNPTKLDCEQWVKTFVESGMKGVILTAKHHDGFCLWPTQLTEYCIRNTPYKDGKGDIVGELAAACKKYGIKFAVYLSPWDRHQANYGTPEYVDYFHKQLTELMTNYGEVFEVWFDGANGGDGWYGGAKDSRTIDRKTYYNYPRIYEILDKLQPQAIVFSDGGPGCRWVGNENGFAGATNWSFLRAGEVYPGYPKYRELQYGHADGNQWVPAECDVSIRPGWFYHPEEDDRVKTVEQLTDLYYRSVGHNATLLLNFPVDRDGLIHPIDSANAVNFHKNVQKQLAHNLLAGIRPKASDERGGQFSAKAATDESWDTYWATNDGVTAADIEFDFPKTEKVNRMMIQEYIPLGQRVKSFIVEYDKDGKWLPVKLNEETTTVGYKRLLRFETVSTDKLRIRFTDARACLCINNIEAYYAGETADTFTVEAKELKSYPFTLVGVPEEETKKCMDKDKNTTAFVEGDALVIDLGEERTITSFHYLPDQSEYNKGLISSYELSVGTEANAVNRIVAQGEFSNIKNNPILQSVYFTPVKARYLSLKPTKMVTEGETMGFAEIGIQ, encoded by the coding sequence ATGAAAATAAACAAACTACTGTATGCCGGAGCCGCCCTGACCCTACTTGGCGCCTGCGCTCCAACTGTGAAAGCTCCCGAAGCCATCTTACCCGTTCCCGAAGAGAAACAAGTAGACTGGCAGAAAATGGAAACGTATGCTTTCGTTCACTTTGGTCTGAACACCTTCAACGACCGGGAATGGGGATACGGCGATTCGGAACCGAAAACGTTCAATCCAACCAAACTGGACTGTGAACAATGGGTGAAAACGTTTGTCGAATCAGGCATGAAGGGTGTGATCCTCACCGCCAAGCATCATGACGGTTTCTGCCTGTGGCCCACCCAATTGACGGAGTATTGCATCCGCAATACTCCTTATAAAGACGGAAAAGGGGACATCGTCGGCGAGCTGGCTGCCGCTTGTAAGAAATATGGCATCAAGTTCGCTGTTTACCTCTCTCCATGGGACAGGCACCAGGCCAATTACGGCACACCGGAATACGTAGATTACTTCCATAAACAACTGACTGAATTGATGACCAACTATGGTGAAGTATTCGAAGTATGGTTTGACGGGGCCAACGGAGGTGACGGATGGTATGGCGGAGCCAAAGACAGCCGTACTATTGATCGTAAGACCTACTACAATTATCCGCGAATTTACGAAATACTGGACAAGCTTCAGCCACAAGCTATCGTCTTCTCCGACGGAGGTCCCGGTTGCCGTTGGGTGGGTAATGAAAACGGATTTGCCGGAGCCACCAACTGGTCATTCCTGCGTGCAGGTGAAGTGTATCCGGGTTATCCGAAATATCGCGAACTGCAATACGGACATGCCGACGGCAACCAATGGGTACCGGCAGAATGTGACGTCTCCATCCGTCCGGGCTGGTTCTATCATCCGGAAGAAGACGACCGGGTAAAAACCGTAGAGCAATTAACGGACCTTTATTACCGGAGCGTGGGACACAACGCCACCCTCCTGCTTAACTTCCCCGTTGACCGCGACGGTCTGATCCACCCGATCGATTCGGCCAATGCAGTAAACTTCCACAAGAATGTACAAAAGCAGTTGGCACACAATCTGCTTGCCGGCATCCGTCCCAAAGCCTCGGATGAACGAGGAGGACAATTCTCTGCCAAAGCCGCAACAGACGAAAGCTGGGATACTTACTGGGCTACCAATGACGGCGTGACTGCCGCAGATATAGAGTTCGACTTTCCGAAAACAGAGAAGGTCAACCGTATGATGATCCAGGAATATATCCCGTTGGGACAACGTGTCAAATCGTTCATCGTGGAATATGATAAAGACGGGAAATGGCTTCCGGTCAAACTCAATGAAGAGACTACCACCGTGGGCTACAAACGTTTATTGCGCTTTGAAACCGTTTCGACCGATAAACTCCGCATACGTTTCACTGATGCACGTGCCTGCCTTTGTATCAATAATATAGAGGCCTATTATGCAGGTGAAACAGCCGACACATTCACCGTGGAAGCAAAAGAACTGAAAAGTTATCCGTTTACACTTGTCGGAGTACCCGAAGAAGAAACTAAAAAATGCATGGATAAAGACAAGAACACCACTGCTTTTGTCGAGGGAGATGCATTGGTGATCGATCTGGGAGAAGAACGTACCATCACCTCTTTCCATTATCTACCGGATCAGAGTGAATACAACAAAGGATTGATTTCCTCTTATGAACTATCTGTGGGTACCGAAGCAAATGCGGTAAACCGGATAGTAGCCCAAGGAGAATTCTCAAATATTAAAAACAATCCGATTCTACAGTCCGTCTACTTCACTCCGGTGAAAGCACGATACCTCTCTCTGAAACCGACCAAAATGGTAACTGAAGGAGAAACTATGGGATTTGCAGAAATAGGAATCCAATAA
- a CDS encoding electron transfer flavoprotein subunit beta/FixA family protein — MSLKIVVLAKQVPDTRNVGKDAMKADGTINRAALPAIFNPEDLNALEQALRLKDAHPGSTVTILTMGPGRAADIIREGLFRGADNGYLLTDRAFAGADTLATSYALATAIKKIGEYDIIIGGRQAIDGDTAQVGPQVAEKLGLTQITYAEEILKVGDGSITVKRHIDGGVETVEGPLPIVITVNGSAAPCRPRNAKLVQKYKHAKTITEKQQGNLDYTDLYDTRDYLNLVEWSVADVNGDLKQCGLSGSPTKVKAIQNIVFQAKESKTISGSDREVEELIVELLENHTIG; from the coding sequence ATGAGTTTGAAAATTGTTGTATTGGCAAAACAAGTTCCCGACACACGAAACGTTGGGAAAGATGCCATGAAAGCCGACGGAACTATTAACCGTGCGGCACTCCCTGCCATCTTCAACCCCGAAGACCTGAATGCTCTAGAACAGGCTCTCCGACTGAAAGATGCTCACCCAGGCTCTACCGTTACCATCCTGACCATGGGACCGGGACGTGCAGCTGACATTATTCGTGAAGGACTTTTCCGTGGTGCCGATAACGGTTATTTGCTGACAGACCGTGCTTTTGCCGGTGCTGATACGCTGGCTACTTCGTACGCTCTGGCAACAGCCATCAAGAAAATAGGTGAATATGACATCATCATCGGCGGTCGTCAGGCTATCGATGGAGATACGGCACAGGTAGGACCGCAGGTTGCAGAAAAGCTGGGACTGACTCAGATTACGTATGCCGAAGAGATCCTGAAAGTAGGTGACGGAAGCATCACCGTAAAACGCCACATCGACGGCGGTGTGGAAACAGTAGAAGGACCCTTGCCCATCGTTATCACTGTCAACGGAAGTGCAGCTCCCTGCCGCCCGCGCAATGCTAAACTGGTTCAGAAGTACAAACACGCCAAAACCATTACCGAGAAGCAACAGGGTAACCTGGACTACACCGACCTGTACGACACCCGTGACTACCTGAATCTGGTGGAATGGAGCGTAGCAGACGTAAACGGTGATCTGAAACAATGCGGCCTCAGCGGTTCGCCGACAAAGGTAAAAGCGATCCAGAACATCGTGTTCCAAGCGAAAGAGAGTAAAACCATCAGCGGCAGCGACCGTGAAGTGGAAGAACTGATTGTTGAACTGTTGGAGAACCACACTATTGGATAA
- a CDS encoding electron transfer flavoprotein subunit alpha/FixB family protein, which produces MNNLFVYCEIEDGIVADVSLELLTKGRSLANQLGCQLEAVVAGTGLKDIEKQILPYGVDKLHVFDGEGLYPYTSLPHTSILVNLFKEEQPQICLMGATVIGRDLGPRVSSALTSGLTADCTSLEIGDHEDKKEGKVYKNLLYQIRPAFGGNIVATIVNPEHRPQMATVREGVMKKAILAADYKGEVIHHDVKKYVADTDYVVKVIERHVEKAKNNLKGSPIIIAGGYGVGSKENFNLLFDLAKVLNAEVGASRAAVDAGFVEHDRQIGQTGVTVRPKLYIACGISGQIQHIAGMQESGIIISINNDPSAPINTIADYVINGTIEEVVPKMIKYYKQNSK; this is translated from the coding sequence ATGAATAACTTATTTGTATATTGCGAAATAGAAGACGGCATCGTCGCAGACGTAAGCCTCGAACTTCTGACAAAAGGACGCTCGTTAGCCAATCAGTTGGGTTGCCAGCTCGAAGCAGTCGTTGCCGGAACCGGACTTAAAGATATTGAAAAACAGATCCTCCCGTACGGAGTAGACAAACTCCATGTATTCGACGGTGAAGGACTTTATCCTTATACTTCACTCCCCCACACTTCAATCCTGGTCAATCTGTTCAAAGAAGAACAACCGCAAATCTGCCTGATGGGTGCAACCGTTATCGGTCGTGACCTCGGTCCGCGCGTATCCTCAGCCCTGACCAGTGGTCTGACAGCCGACTGTACATCATTGGAAATAGGCGATCACGAAGATAAGAAAGAAGGCAAGGTCTACAAGAACCTGCTTTATCAGATTCGTCCTGCATTCGGTGGCAACATCGTTGCTACCATTGTCAACCCCGAACACCGTCCTCAAATGGCAACCGTTCGCGAAGGAGTGATGAAAAAAGCCATTCTGGCAGCAGACTACAAAGGTGAAGTAATCCATCATGATGTGAAGAAATATGTAGCCGACACCGATTACGTAGTGAAAGTCATCGAACGTCATGTAGAAAAAGCAAAGAACAACCTGAAGGGTTCTCCCATCATCATCGCCGGTGGTTATGGTGTAGGTTCGAAAGAAAACTTCAACTTGCTGTTTGATCTTGCAAAGGTATTAAACGCAGAAGTAGGTGCCAGCCGTGCAGCCGTAGACGCAGGTTTCGTTGAGCACGACCGCCAGATCGGACAGACCGGTGTTACGGTACGTCCCAAACTCTATATTGCCTGCGGTATCTCCGGACAGATTCAGCACATCGCCGGTATGCAGGAAAGCGGTATCATCATCTCTATCAACAACGATCCGTCAGCTCCGATCAATACGATTGCAGACTATGTAATCAACGGAACCATCGAAGAAGTTGTACCGAAGATGATTAAGTATTATAAACAAAACAGTAAGTAA